From the Streptococcus hyointestinalis genome, the window AGATGAAAAGAAGTGATGTGGACGCTACACTTAAAGAACTGCTAAGCGAAGAAGAGCTAGGAGCTTATTTTTCTGTCCGTGGCTTATGCTTAACGCCAAAAGGTGAAGAGCTAATTGCCAGCTATCCAGAAATCATCGCTAAGCACCCACAAAAGAAATTCTGTACCTTTGTCAATGATGTGAGACCTAAAATGTTATTTTGAAGTTATCCATTTGTTAAGCTTTACTAGGAGCTAGCTTCTAGTAAAGCTTTTCTGATATCGATAGGAGATTTCCATCCTAAAGTTTGCATAGGGAGTCGAATAGAACGATAAAGATAGGTTTTCATCTGCTTGATGAGGTCGTCATAGGAGTAAAAGGTCAGGTGCTGGTAGAGACGTCGATTGTCATTTCGATGACTGCGTTCAACCTTGCCATTATGTCTTGGTGTTCGAGGATGAATCAGCTTGTGCTCAATGCCAAGTTCCTGACACAGCAAGTCTAGTGGGTGAACTTGTTTGGTCTCTTTGAAATGAGTGAACTCAAAGCCATTATCCGTTTGGAGGATTTTGGGTTTGTATCCAAAGTGTTTGATAGCCATTTTGAGAAATTGAACCGTTGAGTAGGACGACTGCTCTTTGAAAGGGAATATAAAGCGTTCTCGACTGGCCTCATCAATAACGGTGTACTGGTAGAACTTGTCAGGTAGTTTTCCTGTGTAGCAGTGAGTTGGGACGTATTTGACATCCATCTGCCACTTGATACCGAGTTTAGTCGGCGTGTCATATGGTTTTGGGACATAAGGTTTGTTCTTTGTTTTAGGGGATTTGAAGAAGTCCAGCTTTCTCAAGATTCGAAAGAGTGAGCAAGGGTGCCTATCATATCCCTTATTGGTTTTGAGCTTGTAGAAGATTTCGATGAGGGTTGCGTTTGGATTTCTTTTGATGCAGTTTTTAATCCAGGTCAGCTCTTGCTGGGTATGAGCCTTTGGATGTGGTGTTAGAGGGCGATGAGAACGGTCTTTTAGAGATTCTTTTGTGCCATCAAAACGCTTATTCCAGCGCATGAGAGAGGCTTTTGAAACTTTGTAACGTCGACAGATGAAGGCGACAGATGCTCCGTTTTGGTAGGTTTTAACAGCGTGGTAACGTGTTTCTAGAGTATGTGGTAAATAGCGAAGATTTTGTGATATACTAGTCATGTGAAGGTTCCTTTTTGATGAGTGGTGGTACTCTTATCATATCAGGGAATCTTCTTTTTGACTTCTAGAAGTCTCACATCTAT encodes:
- a CDS encoding DDE-type integrase/transposase/recombinase → MTSISQNLRYLPHTLETRYHAVKTYQNGASVAFICRRYKVSKASLMRWNKRFDGTKESLKDRSHRPLTPHPKAHTQQELTWIKNCIKRNPNATLIEIFYKLKTNKGYDRHPCSLFRILRKLDFFKSPKTKNKPYVPKPYDTPTKLGIKWQMDVKYVPTHCYTGKLPDKFYQYTVIDEASRERFIFPFKEQSSYSTVQFLKMAIKHFGYKPKILQTDNGFEFTHFKETKQVHPLDLLCQELGIEHKLIHPRTPRHNGKVERSHRNDNRRLYQHLTFYSYDDLIKQMKTYLYRSIRLPMQTLGWKSPIDIRKALLEASS